A portion of the Pleuronectes platessa chromosome 15, fPlePla1.1, whole genome shotgun sequence genome contains these proteins:
- the LOC128457439 gene encoding protein phosphatase 1D codes for MDDSIIFRMSAFSEQGGRKYMEDVVEIKIEYEPTAAAAEDPPKPQRQHDGGQPGGAEGEAAGHTDTEARDERDVAAESGPASAMWVESVPSEDSGDNNSGGGEAPEPAGKDAERVVDTRRSLAFFAVFDGHGGREAAHFARDNLWELLKRQRGFWSKDHGEVCAALRKGFIACHHAMWKELPEWPKTITGLPSTSGTTASVIVIRGVHMYVAHVGDSAVVVGVKENESDITLQALEVTQDHKPELPKEKERIERLGGSVMKKSGVNRVVWKRPRLTHNGPVRRSTVIDQIPFLAVARSLGDLWSYDFYSGEFVVSPEPDTTVMTLDPKLHRYIILGSDGLWNMMPPKNAVNMCYSHDKMVGPKGMSCARRLGCTALLFWKERMLRADNTTVIVLALQEPGGPPVPMHRDEIVIDMATGMDQVPFPGTPYNTCEVPKAEHEDDMFFEEDEIYGEEHEDWTCLEW; via the exons ATGGACGACTCGATAATATTCCGTATGAGCGCGTTCTccgagcagggagggaggaaatACATGGAGGATGTTGTCGAGATCAAAATCGAGTACGAGCCGACGGCGGCGGCAGCGGAGGATCCTCCGAAGCCGCAGCGGCAGCATGATGGAGGACAGCCGGGGGGAGCGGAGGGCGAAGCCGCCGGACACACGGACACCGAAGCGCGGGATGAACGTGACGTCGCCGCCGAATCTGGTCCCGCTTCTGCGATGTGGGTGGAGAGTGTGCCGAGCGAGGACAGCGGCGATAACAACAGCGGCGGCGGCGAAGCACCGGAGCCGGCCGGGAAAGATGCGGAGCGCGTCGTGGACACGCGCAGGTCCTTGGCGTTCTTCGCCGTGTTCGACGGCCACGGGGGCCGGGAAGCCGCGCACTTCGCCCGGGACAATCTGTGGGAGCTGCTGAAGAGGCAGCGCGGCTTCTGGTCGAAGGATCACGGCGAGGTGTGCGCCGCCCTCCGCAAAGGCTTCATCGCCTGTCACCACGCCATGTGGAAGGAGCTGC CGGAGTGGCCGAAGACCATCACTGGTCTGCCCAGCACATCGGGCACCACAGCCAGCGTGATCGTGATCCGTGGGGTTCACATGTACGTGGCTCATGTCGGGGACTCAGCAGTCGTGGTTGGAGTGAAAGAGAACGAGTCCGACATCACGCTCCAGGCACTTGAAGTAACACAAGACCACAAACCTGAACTCCcgaaggaaaaggagaggatTGAACGACTGGGTGGCAG TGTCATGAAGAAATCTGGCGTGAACCGTGTGGTGTGGAAGAGGCCTAGACTGACCCATAACGGCCCTGTGAGGAGGAGCACAGTCATCGACCAGATCCCCTTCCTGGCTGTGGCCCGATCCCTAG GTGATCTCTGGAGCTATGATTTCTACAGTGGGGAGTTTGTGGTGTCACCAGAGCCTGATACCACCGTAATGACCCTTGACCCCAAACTGCATCGCTACATCATCCTTGGCAGTGATGGGCTATGGAATATGATGCCACCCAAAAATGCTGTGAATATGTGTTATAGCCATGACAAAATGGTG GGTCCAAAGGGGATGTCTTGTGCCCGCCGGCTTGGATGCACAGCCCTGCTGTTCTGGAAAGAGCGCATGCTCCGTGCAGACAACACGACGGTTATCGTCCTGGCCCTGCAGGAGCCCGGCGGACCGCCTGTCCCTATGCATCGAGATGAGATCGTTATTGACATGGCCACTGGAATGGACCAGGTTCCATTCCCGGGAACTCCTTATAACACATGTGAGGTCCCAAAG GCGGAGCATGAGGATGACATGTTTTTTGAAGAAGATGAGATATATGGAGAAGAACATGAGGATTGGACATGCCTGGAGTGGTAG